The Natronoarchaeum mannanilyticum genome includes the window AACGTCTCGGGGTCCTCGAAGTACCGCGGATCGCGGTGGGTCGCCCACTGGGATAGCATCACGAGCGACTCCGCGGGCACCTCGTACCCCTCGATCTCGATGTCCTGGTCGGGCTGACGGAACATCGCGTACACCGGCGGGTACAGCCGCATCGCCTCGTCGAGCATCTTTCGGACGTAGGTGAGCTCCCGGACGTCCGCGAACGTCGGCCGGCCGTCGACGACGGCGTCGACCTCCTCGTGGACCTTCCGCTCGGCCTCGGGATGTTCCGAGAGCAGGTACCAGCCGTAGGTCAGCGCCAGCGCGGTCGTGTCGTGGCCCGCCAGCAGCATCGTCATCAGCTCGTCGCGGATCTGTCGGTCGCCGATCTCGCCGTCCCGTCGCGCCCGGAGCAGGATCGACAGCAGATCGTCGCGCTCCTCGATCGAGTCCCGGCGTTCGGCGACGATCTCGTCGATCACGTCCTCCAGATTCTCGATGGCGGCGTGGTACTCTCTGTTTTCCGGCGTGGGCAGCCAGTCGGGGACGACGGCGCGACGCGGATCCGGTTCGAAGCGCCGCCCCAGCGGCTCCAGGTTTTTCTGGACGACCCGGGTGCGCGCCGGCCCGAGGTCGGCGCCGAACATCGCGTCGACGATGATGCCGACGGTGAGCCGCGCCATCTCGGCCTCGACGTCGCGCACCTCGCCGGGCGCCCAGCGCTCGATCAACGATTCGGTGCGCTCGGCCATCATGTCCGCCAGATCGGCGACTCGGTCGGGCGCGAACGCGGGCTGGGCGAGCTGGCGCATCTCGCGCCAGAACGGCCCCTCGCTCAGGAGCAACCCCTGGCCCAGCAGCTCCTCCATCGCGTCGGTCTGGAAGTCGGGCTTGCGGAACCGGTCGGCGTCGTTCACCAGCACCTGCTCGACGGCGGTCGGCGTCGTGAACAGGTACGTCTGCTGGCGGCCCAGCCGGAACGTCGCGACGTCGCCGTAGGCGTCGCGCATGTCGGTCGCGAACCGGAACGGGTCGCGGGCGTAGTACGGCGTCGCGCCCACCAGCGGGAGGTCCTGGGGTCCGGGCGGCTGTGGGTGCATCTCACCGGAGCTTTGACTGGAGAGCAAAGAACCGCACGCAGGTTAGATCACTTACACGACCGGTCGTCCGGCCGCACCGCGACGCGCTACTCCCCGACGTCGTCCAGCCGCGCCTGGCTGGAGTGGCCGGTCAGCTCGTCGAAATCGGTCCCCTCCGAGAGCGCAGTCTCTTTCTTGACGCGGTAGTTGCCGCCGTCGGTCGTATAGAGGTCCGCCGGGTGGAAGAAGTACCAGTCCTCGCGGTCGAACCGGACGCCGATGCGGGGCTTGGCGCCGAAGTTCTGGGAGAAATAGACCAGCGCCTCGACCTCCTCGCCGGTGAGGTAGATCGGATCTCCCGAACTGGATTTGGCTTCGATCGCGTAGAAGTCCTCGCCGTTGCCCGCCAGCGCGTCGGGCAGCTCGCGCTCGGTCGCGCTCCCGCTGGCCGGCGCGCGCATCACCGCGAAGCCGGCCTCGTCGAGCCTGTTGACGAGCTCGCGCTCGCGCCGGTCGCCTTTCGCGTTCGACATTAGCGGTAGGTGGGTGCGGTCGCTCTTGAACCCAGTGGTCCGATCGGGCGACGGGGCGGCGGTCCCCGCGGATCGTCGGCGCGTTCCGACGCCGCGGTCGACTGCTCGACGCCGCCGATCGCCCGCCCGACGCCGACGTCCCGCTCAGTCGTCGTCCGGCCCCAGCGAGATGCCGCACCGTAACTCCGCGCGGTCCGAGACCTCCGCGTCGACGGCCGCCGATTCCGCGTCGGCGTCGTCCGCGGTCGTTTCCTCGCCCGATTCGGCGTCCTCGCCCTGCTCAACGGACATACGTTTCTCCTTCGAGTAGCTACCCATTGTTATACCGCAATTAACTGGGACGTAACTGGCACGTTTCTGGAGGTAGGCGGTAGGTACTCGGCTCGGAAAGAACGGGTCCGAAAGCGTCCGCGGTTCCTACACCTGATCCAGCAACCAGACCAGCAACCCTTTCTGGGCGTGCAGGCGGTTCTCGGCCTGGTCCCAGACGACCGCGCTGTCGGACTCGATGACGTCGTCGGTGATCTCCTCGCCGCGGTGGGCGGGCAGGCAGTGCATCACCGAGGCGTCGTCGGCGTGCTCTAAGAGCTCCTCGCAGACCTGGAACCCGTCGAAGGCGTCCATCCGCACGTCGCGCTCGTCCTCCTGACCCATGCTGATCCAGACGTCGGTGTAGATCACGTCGGCGTCGGTCGCGGCCTCGACGGGGTCGTCCGTGAGCGTCGGGTCGCCGCCCAGCTCGCGGGCGCGCTCGACGACCTCGTCGTCGATGCCGTACCCCTCCGGCGTCGCGACGGTGAGATCGACGTCGGTCAGCGCGCAGCCGAGCGCAAAGGACTGGGCGACGTTGTTGCCGTCGCCGATCCACGCCGCCGAGACGTCCTCGAACCCGTCCTCGTGCTCGCGGATCGTCAGCAGGTCAGCGAGCGTCTGGCAGGGGTGGGCGTCGTCGGTCAGCCCGTTGACGACCGGCACGTCGGCGTAGCGGGCCAGCTCGACGGCGTTGGCGTGCTTGAACACGCGACCCATCAGCACGTCGACGTACCGCGAGAGCGCTCGCGAGGTGTCTTTCAGGGGCTCCCCGCGGCCGAGCTGGATGTCGTCCTCGCCGAGGAAGATGGCGTGGCCGCCCAGCTGGGTCATCCCCGTCTCGAAGGAGACGCGGGTGCGGGTCGAGGGCTTCTGGAACAGCATTCCCAGGGTCTTGCGGTCGAAATCGTCGTGGGGGACGCCGGACTCGAACTCCGATTTGTACTCGGCGGCGACGCCGAGCACGGCTTCTAACTCCTCGGCGGTCAGGTCGTCGACGTCGAGGAAGTGCCGGGCCTCCGAGTCGCCGTACTTGCCCGGCGCGCGGCGGCTGTCGCGGTAGTCGCTCATTCGTCGTCACCTCGCAGGCGCTCGGCGACGTCGACGAGCACGTCGACTGACTTGTCGTACTCGGCGAGCGCGAGGTGCTCGTTGGGTGCGTGGTCAAGGTTCGAGTCGCCGGGGCCGTAGGTGACCATCGGACAGTCCCAGTGCTGACCGAACACGTTCATGTCGCTGGTGCCGGTCTTGCGCAGCAGGCGCGGGTCGCCGTCGGCCTGCCGGATCGCGACGCGGAACGCCCGGGCGACGTTCGTCCGGGGGCTCTCCATCGCGGGCTCGACCTTGTCCTTCCAGTGGACGCTGCCGACGCCCTCGAGGTAGCCGTCGGCGATCTCGCGGACCTCCTCGACCGAGAGTCGGGGCGGCACGCGCAGCTGGACGTCCATCGTCGCCTCGACGGAGAGGCCGTCGTCTGTCAGGCCGCCCTTCACGTCGATGGGCTTGGGCGTCACCTGCTCGAAGACCGGGCCCCAGTCGTCCTCGTCGAACTCGTCTTCGACCTTCGACCACCAGGCGATGGCGTCCTGGATCGCGTTGTTCTCCGGCCGGGAGCTGTGGCCGGACTCGCTGGTCGCGACGTACGTGCCCGCGAGCAGCCCGCGGTACCCCAGCGTGATGCCGTCCCAGCCGCTGGGCTCGCCGTTGACGACGGCGTCGGGTCCCGACTCGCGATCCTCGACGACGTGGCGGGCGCCCCGGGAGTCGACCTCCTCGCCGGTGACGCCGATGAAGCTCACGCCGGTGCGGACGGCGGCCACGGCCATCGCGGCCAGCGGCCCGGTGGCGTCGACGCTGCCGCGGCCCCACAGCGCCTCGCCGGCGCGGACGCCCTCGTCGTACTCGCTGTCGTCGATCCGGACGGGGATGTCGCCCGGGACGGTGTCGATGTGCGACGTCAGCAGGACGGCGTCGTCGGCCGGCGCGCGCACGTTGCCGATGTCGTCGATCCACGCCTCGCGGTCGTGGGCCTCGAAAAAGTCGACCAGCCGCTCGGCGACCTTCTCCTCCTCGCCGGTCGGCGAGGGGATCTCCACGAGATCGACCAGTAGATCGCGAGCCTCCTCGTCGGAGACTCCGGCGAGCGCGGCGCTCACGATCCATCACCCAGTTCCTCGGCGAGGGCGTCGACGACCCGATCGGCGTGCTCGCGCTCGATCGTCAGCGGCGGCAGCAGTCGGAGCACCGACCGGCCCGCCGGCAGCGCGAGGATGCCGTGGTTCAACGCGAGCTGCTTGAGCAGGCGGTTCGAGCCCCGCTTGACCTCGATGCCGACCATCAGCCCCTCGCCGCGGACGTCCCGCACCGAGTCGCCGAGTTCGGCCTCGATCTCCTCGCGCAGGTACGAGCCGACCTCGGCGGCGTGCTCGGGGACGTCCTCGTCGACGATCGTCGAGACGGTCGCCTTGGCGGCGGCGCTGATGACGGGCCCGCCCGAGAACGTCGAGGCGTGCGACCCGTAGTTCTCGGCGATCCAGTCGCGACACAGCGTCGCGCCGATCGGGAACCCGTTGCCCAGCCCCTTCGCGCTGGTGAGGATGTCCGGGACGACGCCGCTCTGCTCGGCGGCCCACAGCGTCCCCGTGCGGCCGAGGCCGGTCTGGACCTCGTCGAAGATCAGCGCCGCGCCGTTGGCCTCGGTCTCCTCGCGAGCGGCTTCGAGGAACCCTTTTTCGGCGGGGTTGATCCCGCCCTCGCCCTGGATCGGCTCGACGATCACCGCGGCGGTGTCGGCGTCGACGGCGTCGGCCAGCGCGTCGGGATCGTTGTAGGGGACGAACTCCACGTCGCCGATCAGCGGCTCGTAGGGCTTCTTGTACTTGTCCTTCCAGGTGGTCGCCAGCGCGCCCATCGTGCGCCCGTGGAACCCCTGCATCGTCGCGACGATCTTCGAGTCGCCCGTCGCCGACCGGGCGAACTTCAGCGCGGCCTCGTTGGCCTCGGTGCCGGAGTTACAGAGCCACGTCTTGTCGATCGGATCGGGCGCGGTCTCGGCCAGCAGCTCGTAGACCGCGGTTCGCGACTCGACGGGATACGACGCCTGCACGTACGTCAGGTCGTCCAGTTGGTCGCGCACCGCGGCGTCGACGGCGTCGTGGCCGTGGCCCAGCGGGACGCAGGCGTAACTGGCGCCCATGTCGAGGAACTCGTTGCCGCCGTCGTCGTACAGGTACGGTCCGTCGCCCGATTCAATCTGGATCGGCTTCTCGTTGAATACGAATCCGCTCATGCTTCTGCTTCCTCCTTTTCTTCATCGGGGAGAGCGCTCGCCGCGATGTGCGTGCCGCCGCCGTCGACGGCCGACAGCACCGGCTCGTCGGCGTTGGCGTCCGCGACGACGACTTCCTCCGCGCCGCCCGAGAGCGCTTCCTTGGCGGCCATGATCTTCTTGGTCATGAACCCTTCAGCGGCGTCCTCGATCAGTTCGAGGCCCACGGGGTCGTCGGCCGTCTCGATCAGCGTCGACTCGTCCTCGGGGTCTTCGAGCACGCCGGGCACGTCGGTCAGCACGACGAGCGTGGCGTCGAGCGCCCCTGCGACGGCCGCCGCGGCGCGGTCGGCGTCGGCGTTCACGGCAGTATAGCCGCCCGACTTCTCCTCGCCGAGCATCGGCACCGTGACGACGGGCGTGTACTCGCCGTCCAGCAGCGTCTCCAGCAGGTCGGCGTTGACGTCGGTGATCTTCCCCGAGTGGTCGCCGCGCTTGATCTTCTTCTTGCCGTCCTCGACGACGCGCACGGCCGACTTCCGGCGCCCCGAGAGCACCTGCCCGTCGACGCCCGAGAGGCCGACCGCGTTGACGCCCTGGTTCTGCAGGGCCTCGGTGAGGTCGGTGTTGAGCTTGCCGGGGAGAACCATCTCGAACACGTCCATCGTGCGCTCGTCGGTGAACCGCCCGACGACGCCGTCCGGCGTCTCGACGTACGTCGGCTCCTCGCCGAGTTCCTCGAGCGTGTCGTCGACGGCGGTCGACCCGCCGTGGACTACCACCACGTCTTCGCCCTGCGATACGAGTGCCGCGACGTCGGCCAGCGCTCCCGCGGGGTCGACCGCGCGCGCGCCGCCGATCTTGAGTACTGTCGTCATGAGAATCTCCTTGTTGAGTATGAAATTCGGGCCGTCGGATTCAAAACTGACGGTTCGCGCCCGCCGTCCGGCGTCGCGCCGGATCGGTCGGGCCCGCGATCGTCGCCTCCTACGGCGCGCCGACCGGATGGAGCCCCTGAAACTCCAGGCCAGCGGTCTCCTCCAGGCCGAGCGCGACGTTGGCGGCGTGGACGGCCTGACCGGCCGATCCCTTCATCATGTTGTCGATGGCCGAGAACACGACCACCCGCTTGTTCGAGGGATCGAGCTCGAAGCCGACCTCGCCGTAGTTCGTGCCCGCGACGGCCTTGGGCTCGGGGTAGCGGTAGACGCCGCTCCCGCCCGCGGCCATGCGCATGAACGGCTCGTCCTCGTAGGCGTCCCGGTAGGCGCCCCAGAGGTCGCCCTTCGAGACGGGACCGTTCGGGAACACGTGGGCCGTCGCCGAGGCGCCGCGGATCATGTCCACCGCGTGGCAGGTAAACGAGACGTCGAGACCGAGGAACTGCTCGATCTCGGCCTCGTGGCGGTGGCCCGTCGGCGCGTAGGGACGGACGACGCCCGAGCGCTCGGGGTGGCTGGAGGCGTCGCCGCCGCCGGCGCCGCCCTCCGAGGAGCCGACCTTCACGTCGACGACGATCTGCTCGTCGCCCGCGAGGACGCCGTCCTCGATGAGCGGGTGGAGTCCGAGGATCGTCGCGGTGGCGTTACAGCCGCCGGAGGCGATCAGCTCCGCGCCCCGCAGGTTCTCGCGGTTGATCTCGGGGAGCGCGTACTCCGATTTCTCCAGCAGTTCGGGCCGGTCGTGCCCGTCGTACCACTCTTCGTACTGCTCCTCGGCGTCGAGCCGGAAGTCCGCCGAGAGATCGACGACCGTGTCCGCGGCCTCCTGAAACCGGTCGATCTGCTCCATCGAGACGCCGTGGGGCGTCGCCGTGAACAGGACGTCGACGCTCTCCAGGTCCTCGGGGTCCGAGAAGCGCAGGTCCGAGTGGGTACCCCGCAGGTTCGGGTGGACCGAGCCGACGGACTTGCCGGTGTACGACCGGCTGGTCGCCTGCGCGATCTCGAAGTCGGGGTGGGCCGCCAGCAGGCGCAGCAGCTCGCCGCCGGTGAAGCCGCTGCCGCCGACGACGCCAGCGGCGAGTTCGGCGTCGCCGTCCTCGCCTCCCGCGCTCATCTACGCGGTCACCTCGGTTTCGCTCTCCTCGGCGGCTTTCGCTTCGAGCCAGTCGACGACCTCCGCGGCGACGTCGACGTCGGTGGCGTCGGCGAGCGCTTTGAACTCGACGGTGTGGTTGACCTCGTGGACCGTGTAGCCTGTCGGTTCTCCCTCTTCATCGACGCCGACCTCCATCAGGTCGACGCCGAGCAGGCCGTCGCCGACCGCGGCGCTGGCCTCCTCGACGAGGCGTTCGGCCTCCTCGTCGAGCTCGAAGGCTTCCGTCTCGGCGCCCTGCGCGGCGTTGGTGAGCCAGTGGTCCGACGAGCGGACCATCGCGGCGACCGGCTCGCCGTCGGTCGCGAGCACGCGGATGTCCCGTCCGGGCTTCTCGACGAACTCCTGGACGTAGAACACCTTGTGCTCGTAGTGCCCCAGCGTCGCCTTGTGTTCCAGCACCGCTTCGGCGGCGCTGCGGGAGTCGATCTTGGCCATCAGGCGGCCCCACGACCCGACCACGGGCTTGAGGACGCAGGGGTAGCCGAACTTCTCGATCGACTCCATCGCCGACTCCTTAGTAAAGGAGACCTCGGTGTCGGGCGTCGGGACGCCCGCCTCCTCGAGCGCGAGGCTGTTTTTCACCTTGTCGGCGCAGATCTCCGCGGTCTCGGGCGCGTTGACGACCGGAACGTCGTAGGCCTCGCAGAACCGCGTGGCGTAGAGGCTGCGACTGGTCGCCAGACAGCGGTCCAGCACCACGTCCAGGTCCGCGAACGACTCGGGCGCCTCGCTGATCGAGAACTGCTGGTCGCGGACGTCGATCTTCGTGACCTCGTGGCCGCGGTCGCGCAGCTCCGAGAGCAGCAGTTTCTCGTCCTTGCGGATCCGGGAGTACAGCAGTCCGACGTTCACGCGAACCACCCGGCGAGCGCGAGCTCGGAACTGCTTGCAGTTCCGGCGTTCACGTTACTCCCCCCAGTCCTCTTCCAGCTCGGGGGCCTTCTCGAGGACTGGTGGGTTGGTGTCGGTGACCTCCAGCTCGGCGCCGCAGGTCGTGCAGTCGACGATCTCTCCGACTTCCAGGTTGTCGTGCAGGGACACCTCGGCCCCGCATTCGACGCATTCCGCCATTGTACTCTCCCCTCGTACCCCTATCTACTTAAATCCTCCGAAAGTGTCGGCGAAAACAAAGAAACGGACTACCGTCTAAGGGGTCGAGAAAGCGCCAACGGCGAAGTTCGCGTATCCAGTATCAGTTCTGGAATATATTATCACTCCCCTCGCGGGGATCGCGGCAGCGGTCGCGGACGCCGGCCTCGTCGCGGCGGCGCTCCTCGCACAACGCCGGTCCGGCGCTCAGACATACTCGGCCACCTCGCCGTCGAGCGCTTCCGCGGCCGCCTCGATCGCGGCCCGGCGCTCGCCGACCGACTCCTCGTCTTCTGCCAGCCGAGCGTCGGCGTCGTCGAGGTACGACTCGACGGCGACCGCGGCGGGGCCGCCGACCGAGTCGCGCGACTCGGCGCTCGCGGCGGGGTCCAGCGCCGCCTCGACGTCCTCGGGGTCGACGTACGCGTCCAGCGACTCGCCGAGCACCTCCTCGGCGGCGTCCTCGACGGCCTGCAGGTCTGCACCCTTTTCGGAGGCCACCGCGACGACCTCGTGGGCCGTCCGGAACGGCAGCCCGTGGGCCGCGAGCAGGTCCGCGACGCCGGTCGCCGTCGAGAACCCCTCGCCGGCGGCCTCAGCGAGCGTCTCCTCGGGCCAGTCGGCCGTCGCGATCGCCCCGCCGACCACGTCCGTCGCCTCGACGACGGCGTCGACCGTCTCCCAGGCGTGGGGCGTCGCGTTCTGCAGGTCGCGGTTGTACGCGCGGGGCAGCCCCTTGAGGGTGGTCAGCAGTCCCTGGAGCCCCGCCGCGGCGTCGCCCGCGGTCGAGCGCACCAGTTCGAGGGTGTCGGGATTTTTCTTCTGGGGCATGATCGAGGACGTCGACGCGTAGTCGTCCGATAGCTCGACGAACCCGCGGTTCGCGAACACGATCACGTCCTCGGCGATCCCCGACAGCGTGGTGGCGTGGATCGCCAGCGCCGACACCGACTCCAGCAGGAAGTCGCGGGCCGACGAGGCGTCCATCGAGTTCTCGACGATCGAGTCGAATCCGAGCAGCTCGGCCGTGCGATCGCGGTCGATATCGAACGTCGTGCCCGCGAACGCGGCGGCGCCCAGCGGCGAGCGGTTCGTCCGGTCGTAGGCGTCCAGCAGGCGCTCGGTGTCGCGGGCGATCGCTTGCTCGTAGGAACAGAGCCAGTGGGCGACCGTCGTCGGCTGGGCGGGCTGGAGGTGCGTGTAGCCGGGCATCACCGTGTCGGTGTG containing:
- a CDS encoding cytochrome P450 codes for the protein MHPQPPGPQDLPLVGATPYYARDPFRFATDMRDAYGDVATFRLGRQQTYLFTTPTAVEQVLVNDADRFRKPDFQTDAMEELLGQGLLLSEGPFWREMRQLAQPAFAPDRVADLADMMAERTESLIERWAPGEVRDVEAEMARLTVGIIVDAMFGADLGPARTRVVQKNLEPLGRRFEPDPRRAVVPDWLPTPENREYHAAIENLEDVIDEIVAERRDSIEERDDLLSILLRARRDGEIGDRQIRDELMTMLLAGHDTTALALTYGWYLLSEHPEAERKVHEEVDAVVDGRPTFADVRELTYVRKMLDEAMRLYPPVYAMFRQPDQDIEIEGYEVPAESLVMLSQWATHRDPRYFEDPETFKPERWDDSDHPTYAYFPFGAGPRSCIGKQFSLTEATIVLATIASEYRLNRVDDGELELRGSLTMHPADGVDVEIEQREND
- the argF gene encoding ornithine carbamoyltransferase; this translates as MSDYRDSRRAPGKYGDSEARHFLDVDDLTAEELEAVLGVAAEYKSEFESGVPHDDFDRKTLGMLFQKPSTRTRVSFETGMTQLGGHAIFLGEDDIQLGRGEPLKDTSRALSRYVDVLMGRVFKHANAVELARYADVPVVNGLTDDAHPCQTLADLLTIREHEDGFEDVSAAWIGDGNNVAQSFALGCALTDVDLTVATPEGYGIDDEVVERARELGGDPTLTDDPVEAATDADVIYTDVWISMGQEDERDVRMDAFDGFQVCEELLEHADDASVMHCLPAHRGEEITDDVIESDSAVVWDQAENRLHAQKGLLVWLLDQV
- a CDS encoding [LysW]-lysine hydrolase, with the protein product MSAALAGVSDEEARDLLVDLVEIPSPTGEEEKVAERLVDFFEAHDREAWIDDIGNVRAPADDAVLLTSHIDTVPGDIPVRIDDSEYDEGVRAGEALWGRGSVDATGPLAAMAVAAVRTGVSFIGVTGEEVDSRGARHVVEDRESGPDAVVNGEPSGWDGITLGYRGLLAGTYVATSESGHSSRPENNAIQDAIAWWSKVEDEFDEDDWGPVFEQVTPKPIDVKGGLTDDGLSVEATMDVQLRVPPRLSVEEVREIADGYLEGVGSVHWKDKVEPAMESPRTNVARAFRVAIRQADGDPRLLRKTGTSDMNVFGQHWDCPMVTYGPGDSNLDHAPNEHLALAEYDKSVDVLVDVAERLRGDDE
- a CDS encoding aspartate aminotransferase family protein, producing MSGFVFNEKPIQIESGDGPYLYDDGGNEFLDMGASYACVPLGHGHDAVDAAVRDQLDDLTYVQASYPVESRTAVYELLAETAPDPIDKTWLCNSGTEANEAALKFARSATGDSKIVATMQGFHGRTMGALATTWKDKYKKPYEPLIGDVEFVPYNDPDALADAVDADTAAVIVEPIQGEGGINPAEKGFLEAAREETEANGAALIFDEVQTGLGRTGTLWAAEQSGVVPDILTSAKGLGNGFPIGATLCRDWIAENYGSHASTFSGGPVISAAAKATVSTIVDEDVPEHAAEVGSYLREEIEAELGDSVRDVRGEGLMVGIEVKRGSNRLLKQLALNHGILALPAGRSVLRLLPPLTIEREHADRVVDALAEELGDGS
- a CDS encoding acetylglutamate/acetylaminoadipate kinase — encoded protein: MTTVLKIGGARAVDPAGALADVAALVSQGEDVVVVHGGSTAVDDTLEELGEEPTYVETPDGVVGRFTDERTMDVFEMVLPGKLNTDLTEALQNQGVNAVGLSGVDGQVLSGRRKSAVRVVEDGKKKIKRGDHSGKITDVNADLLETLLDGEYTPVVTVPMLGEEKSGGYTAVNADADRAAAAVAGALDATLVVLTDVPGVLEDPEDESTLIETADDPVGLELIEDAAEGFMTKKIMAAKEALSGGAEEVVVADANADEPVLSAVDGGGTHIAASALPDEEKEEAEA
- the argC gene encoding N-acetyl-gamma-glutamyl-phosphate reductase, coding for MSAGGEDGDAELAAGVVGGSGFTGGELLRLLAAHPDFEIAQATSRSYTGKSVGSVHPNLRGTHSDLRFSDPEDLESVDVLFTATPHGVSMEQIDRFQEAADTVVDLSADFRLDAEEQYEEWYDGHDRPELLEKSEYALPEINRENLRGAELIASGGCNATATILGLHPLIEDGVLAGDEQIVVDVKVGSSEGGAGGGDASSHPERSGVVRPYAPTGHRHEAEIEQFLGLDVSFTCHAVDMIRGASATAHVFPNGPVSKGDLWGAYRDAYEDEPFMRMAAGGSGVYRYPEPKAVAGTNYGEVGFELDPSNKRVVVFSAIDNMMKGSAGQAVHAANVALGLEETAGLEFQGLHPVGAP
- the lysX gene encoding lysine biosynthesis protein LysX — its product is MNVGLLYSRIRKDEKLLLSELRDRGHEVTKIDVRDQQFSISEAPESFADLDVVLDRCLATSRSLYATRFCEAYDVPVVNAPETAEICADKVKNSLALEEAGVPTPDTEVSFTKESAMESIEKFGYPCVLKPVVGSWGRLMAKIDSRSAAEAVLEHKATLGHYEHKVFYVQEFVEKPGRDIRVLATDGEPVAAMVRSSDHWLTNAAQGAETEAFELDEEAERLVEEASAAVGDGLLGVDLMEVGVDEEGEPTGYTVHEVNHTVEFKALADATDVDVAAEVVDWLEAKAAEESETEVTA
- the lysW gene encoding lysine biosynthesis protein LysW produces the protein MAECVECGAEVSLHDNLEVGEIVDCTTCGAELEVTDTNPPVLEKAPELEEDWGE
- the argH gene encoding argininosuccinate lyase; the protein is MPEGNSDDNAGDVVRRDRFSGGPAREFLSSMDADRRIFAADLAVDRAHVVMLAEQGIVEDDVAADVLAALDDVESAGHENLPEGEDVHAAIETAVIERVGEEGGKMHTARSRNDEVATCIRHRLRGDLLDAAATTVALREALLEVASEHTDTVMPGYTHLQPAQPTTVAHWLCSYEQAIARDTERLLDAYDRTNRSPLGAAAFAGTTFDIDRDRTAELLGFDSIVENSMDASSARDFLLESVSALAIHATTLSGIAEDVIVFANRGFVELSDDYASTSSIMPQKKNPDTLELVRSTAGDAAAGLQGLLTTLKGLPRAYNRDLQNATPHAWETVDAVVEATDVVGGAIATADWPEETLAEAAGEGFSTATGVADLLAAHGLPFRTAHEVVAVASEKGADLQAVEDAAEEVLGESLDAYVDPEDVEAALDPAASAESRDSVGGPAAVAVESYLDDADARLAEDEESVGERRAAIEAAAEALDGEVAEYV